A genomic region of Lates calcarifer isolate ASB-BC8 linkage group LG9, TLL_Latcal_v3, whole genome shotgun sequence contains the following coding sequences:
- the slc30a5 gene encoding LOW QUALITY PROTEIN: proton-coupled zinc antiporter SLC30A5 (The sequence of the model RefSeq protein was modified relative to this genomic sequence to represent the inferred CDS: deleted 1 base in 1 codon): MDEKYSSNVLSGGKLGMVEVPNSRLTRYIVLLVVSKVLKALGIFESYDILKVVHIVQFIFILKLGSAVILLFFQKPFSSGKVISKRQWIKLVKHAVFSCVISLLGFFGLTLCGPLRTLLLFEHSDVVVIALLGVLFTSSGGGPSKVGGHKFTQLVCNQKLSFLKTCFTFSAVTVCRPEAAAFFIIAVICLLLFDNDDLMAKMAEHPEGHHDSALTHFLYTAISFLGVADHKGGVVLLVASLCLKVGFHTASRKLSVEIGGAKRLYALDNLVSAMVLLPWVIVLSATTESKVESWSSLILPFGMIIFSVMILEFYVEAICNAKMETPRCARYGTIALFLSALLLANFWTHPLTDQLRSMSKPPQQVSTEHVLSGGVLVSAIFFIMSSSILSSPSKKGQKGTLVGYSPEGTPLYNFMGDALQHTSQSLPRFIKDSLKQILEEYDSRQIFYFLCLNLAFTFVELFYGVWTNSLGLISDGFHMLFDCSALVLGLFAALMTRWKATRIFSYGYGRVEILSGFINGLFLMVIAFFVFVESVTRLLDPPNINTDMLTPVSVGGLLVNLVGICAFSHAHSHGGKSCSSHDHGHSHHGHSHSEHGHGGHGHSHGGHGHGGHGHGGHGHSHGSAGGGMNANMRGVFLHVLADTLGSVGVIISTILIRQFGWLIADPICSLFIATLIFLSVIPLLKDACEVLLLRTPPEHEKDLNSALEKIEKIEGVLSYRDPHFWRHSANMIAGTIHLQIMSDVVEQRIIQQVTAILKDAGVNNLSVQVEKEAYFQHMSGLSTGFHEVLAMTQQMESMKYLKDGTCIM, translated from the exons ATGGATGAGAAATACAGCAGCAACGTGCTCTCAGGGGGGAAACTGGGCATGGTCGAGGTGCCCAATTCTAG GTTAACCAGGTACATAGTTTTACTGGTTGTCTCGAAGGTCCTCAAGGCTCTTGGGATCTTTGAATCGTACGACATCCTAAAAGTTGTTCATATTGTCCAGTTTATCTTCATATTAAAATTAGG gAGCGCCGttattctgcttttctttcaaaAACCTTTCTCCTCTGGCAAAGTCATCTCAAAAAGACAG tGGATAAAGTTAGTAAAGCATGCGGTTTTCAGCTGCGTCATATCGCTCCTGGGATTCTTTGGTCTAACTCTCTGTGGACCTTTAag GACGTTGCTGCTTTTCGAGCACAGTGACGTGGTTGTCATTGCTCTCCTTGGTGTCCTGTTCACAAGCTCAGGAGGGGGGCCATCCAAGGTGGGGGGACACAAATTCACACAACTAGTTTGTAATCAGAAACtttcatttctaaaaacatgtttcaccttctctgctgtgactgtgtgcagACCAGAGGCTGCTGCTTTCTTCATCATCGCTGTgatctgcctcctcctctttgacAACGATGATCTCATGGCAAAGATGGCCGAGCACC CTGAGGGACATCACGACAGCGCGCTCACTCATTTCCTCTACACC GCAATTTCATTTTTGGGGGTTGCGGATCACAAA GGTGGTGTTGTGTTGCTGGTCGCCTCCCTGTGTCTGAAGGTGGGCTTCCACACGGCCTCCAGGAAATTATCAGTGGAAATTGGTGGCGCCAAACGTCTCTACGCCCTGGACAACCTGGTGTCTGCCATGGTGCTGCTGCCCTGGGTCATAGTGCTCTCAGCAACCACAGAG AGTAAAGTAGAATCGTGGTCGTCCCTCATCCTGCCGTTCGGGATGATCATCTTCTCTGTGATGATCCTGGAGTTCTACGTCGAGGCCATCTGCAACGCAAAGATGGAGACGCCGAGGTGCGCCCGCTACGGCACCATCGCCCTCTTCCTCAGCGCCCTGCTGCTGGCCAACTTCTGGACTCACCCGCTGACCGACCAGCTGCGCTCCATGAGCAAACCTCCCCAGCAGGTCAGCACGGAGCATGTGCTCTCCGGAGGAGTGCTGGTCAGCGCCATCTTCTTCATCATGT CGTCCAGTATTCTCTCGTCTCCATCAAAGAAAGGTCAGAAGGGCACCTTGGTGGGTTACTCGCCTGAGGGGACTCCTCTCTACAACTTCATGGGCGACGCCCTGCAGCACACATCGCAGTCCCTCCCACGGTTCATCAAAGATTCACTCAAACAAATCCTGGAGGAATATGACTCCAGACAAATCTTCTACTTCCTGTGTCTCAACCTG GCTTTTACCTTCGTGGAGCTGTTTTATGGGGTTTGGACCAACAGCCTGGGGCTGATCTCTGACGGCTTCCACATGCTGTTTGACTGCTCTGCTTTAGTCCTGGGCCTGTTCGCTGCCCTCATGACCCGCTGGAAAGCCACCAGGATCTTCTCCTACGG gtACGGTCGTGTTGAAATACTTTCTGGATTCATCAACGGCCTGTTCCTGATGGTCATcgctttctttgtctttgtggagTCAGTCACCCGTTTGTTGGATCCTCCtaatataaacacagacatgctgACT ccGGTGTCTGTCGGAGGCTTACTGGTCAACCTAGTGGGTATCTGCGCTTTCAGTCACGCTCACTCCCACGGTGGCAAAAGCTGCTCGTCGCACGACCACGGCCACTCGCACCACGGCCACTCCCACAGCGAGCATGGCCACGGAGGTCACGGCCACTCTCACGGAGGACATGGACACGGCGGGCACGGGCACGGCGGACACGGGCACTCCCACGGCTCGGCCGGCGGAGGCATGAACGCTAACATGAGAG gtgtTTTCCTTCACGTCCTGGCCGATACTTTAGGCAGCGTCGGTGTGATCATCTCCACCATCCTCATCCGGCAGTTCGGCTGGTTGATCGCTGACCCCATCTGCTCGCTCTTCATCGCCAcgctcatttttctctctgtcatccctCTGCTGAAGGACGCCTGCGAAGTCCTTCTTCTACGAACTCCACCAGAGCATGAGAAGGACCTGAACAGTGCGCTGGAGAAG ATCGAGAAGATTGAAGGAGTTTTGTCGTACAGAGACCCTCATTTCTGGAGGCATTCAGCCAACATGATCGCAGGGACCATCCACCTCCAGATCATGTCAGACGTGGTGGAGCAGAGGATCATACAGCAG GTGACGGCCATCTTGAAAGATGCCGGGGTGAATAATCTGTCGGTCCAGGTGGAGAAGGAGGCGTACTTCCAGCACATGTCCGGACTCAGCACCGGATTTCACGAAGTTCTGGCGATGACGCAGCAGATGGAGTCCATGAAATACCTGAAAGACGGGACGTGTATCATGTAA
- the LOC108889032 gene encoding LOW QUALITY PROTEIN: annexin A1-like (The sequence of the model RefSeq protein was modified relative to this genomic sequence to represent the inferred CDS: deleted 1 base in 1 codon), whose protein sequence is MSVFKKFFNSIIKDRDNEDDTIKVKGKPKPKYYGTVTPYPNFNASSDASVLQSAIASKGVDEDVIIAVMVQRNNEQRQKIKVVYEASTGKKLEKALKSALHSDLEDISLALLMTPAQFDAYLIRKATKRLGTDEDVLVEVLATRSNAEIRELKRIFKEEYKTDLEDVIRSETNGDFTSALLAMLKANKDESNEVNMDLARKDAETLFEAGENTSRINVSTFIDILTTRNGKQLSKTFQHYASISDVKLPKVLDMKLSGDIEDCLLDIVKCAWNTPAFFAEKLHRAMEGHGTCDSTLIRVLVSRSEVDLKKIVEEYRAMYDRSLQEHILEETKGHYEKILLGLCGPH, encoded by the exons ATGTCAGTCTTCAAGAAATTCTTCAACAGCATCATCAAGGACAGAGACAATGAGGATGACACCATTAAA GTGAAGGGTAAGCCGAAGCCTAAGTATTATGGAACAGTCACCCCGTATCCAAACTTCAACGCCAGCAGTGACGCTTCAGTTCTTCAGAGTGCCATTGCAAGCAAAG GAGTGGACGAGGATGTGATCATTGCAGTGATGGTGCAGAGAAACAACGAGCAGAGGCAGAAGATCAAAGTAGTTTATGAGGCGTCCACTGGGAAG AAACTGGAAAAAGCTCTGAAGTCAGCTCTGCACTCAGATTTAGAGGACATCTCTCTGGCTCTGCTCATGACACCGGCTCAGTTTGATGCC TACCTGATCAGGAAAGCCACAAAG CGTCTGGGCACAGATGAGGACGTCCTGGTGGAGGTTCTCGCAACCAGATCAAACGCAGAGATTCGAGAGCTCAAGAGGATCTTCAAAGAAG AGTACAAAACAGACCTGGAGGATGTCATTAGGAGTGAGACCAATGGTGATTTCACCAGTGCCCTTTTGGCCATGTTGAAAGCAAACAAAGATGAGAGTAATGAAGTCAACATGGATCTGGCCCGAAAGGACGCAGAG ACGCTGTTTGAGGCGGGGGAGAATACCAGCAGGATCAATGTGTCCACCTTCATCGACATCCTGACCACGAGGAATGGGAAGCAACTCTCAAAGA CATTCCAGCATTACGCCTCCATCAGCGATGTGAAATTACCTAAAGTCCTGGACATGAAGCTGAGTGGAGACATTGAAGACTGTCTTCTTGACATCG TGAAATGTGCCTGGAACACACCGGCTTTCTTTGCTGAGAAGCTTCATCGGGCGATGGAG GGCCACGGCACATGTGACAGCACGCTGATCAGGGTGCTGGTGAGCCGCTCCGAGGTCGACCTGAAGAAGATTGTGGAGGAATACAGGGCCATGTATGACAGGAGCCTACAGGAACACATACTG GAGGAGACTAAGGGACATTATGAGAAGATCCTGCTCGGGCTCTGTGGACCCCACTGA
- the tmc2a gene encoding LOW QUALITY PROTEIN: transmembrane channel-like protein 2-A (The sequence of the model RefSeq protein was modified relative to this genomic sequence to represent the inferred CDS: inserted 2 bases in 1 codon; deleted 2 bases in 2 codons), translating into MPRKSDIAKMDDVGIDVDGDVSDSDDGGTQRRGNRRQAGGRGGAKGRGRGKKPAXDEDDEDEEEDEAPRGRRGANKKKPAKKRGGHDDEDESEDEAPKKKGGRGGAANKRKGGKAQDSDEEDSDDGKGKKGKKGGGKKGGKEEEDSKGKKGKDKGKDKDDDKDKKKKKKKDDSSTDSNMDSDEEEESMSEGEMARLMEEVEEKKKLIANIRNKPWRMKRRLTHLKEAQQFVDKFEGALGKGKGRKWYAYKVMMTKKWIKFQRDFENFRTACIPWERKIKEVESHFGSSVASYFIFLRWMYGMNLVLFGFTFGLVVIPEVLMGLPYGSIPRKTVPRAEQATAQDYSVLMDFNGYCKYSVLFYGYYNNQRTIGLLKFRLPLSYLMVGIGTFGYSLMVVIRTMAKNADVGGGDGEEGEFTFAWKMFTSWDYLIGNAETADNKYASITTSFKESIVDEQENQKDENIHLRRFLRVLANFLITCSLGGSGYLIYFVVKRSQEFATRNDLSWYEKNELEIIMSLLGLVCPPLFETIAELEDYHPRIALKWQLGRIFALFLGNLYTFLFALFDEVNTKLEEEQAIKNASIWAMKEYYANYSRLVNDSLATPPPMNPADVIRGPCWETAVGIEFVKLTVSDIQVTYLTILIGDFARAVIVRFLNYCWCWDLEAGFPSYGEFDISGNVLGLVFNQGMIWMGAFYAPGLVGINVLRLLSSMYYQCWAVMATNVPHERVFKASKSNNFYMGLLLLILFLSLLPVVYTIMTLPPSFDCGPFSGKEKMFDVIMETIDLDLPAFMGTLFSYAANPGLIIPAVLLMVLAIYYLNSVSEAYKNSNMELKKKMQMARDEEKNRRNNTDSTNQVMKDLEDLLPNRSLAPPAPEPEKPPEPEAKPTKTKPGKGVNLQKDVALASPNPNVQRPVRQPPGPRGAGPMPGPGPGRGRGRGPPPR; encoded by the exons TTGGGATAGACGTAGACGGGGATGTGAGTGACAGTGATG ATGGTGGCACCCAGAGGAGAGGGAACAGGAGGCAGGCAGGTGGAAGAGGAGGTGCGAAGGGGAGAGGCCGGGGCAAAAAACCTGC TGATGAGGACGacgaagacgaggaggaggatgaagctCCCAGGGGACGCAGAGGCGCAAACAAGAAGAAGCCTGCAAAGAAACGTGGTGGT CATGATGACGAGGATGAGAGCGAGGACGAAGCTCCCAAGAAGaaaggaggacgaggaggagcaGCCAACAAGAGGAAAGGAGGCAAAGCTCAGGACAGCGATGAGGAGGACAGTGACGATGGGAAAGGAAAGaaggggaagaagggaggagggaagaaaggaggcaaggaggaggaggatagtaagggaaagaaagggaaggaCAAGGGGAAAGACAAGGATGACGACaaggacaagaagaagaagaaaaaaaaggacgaCAG TTCAACTGACTCCAACATGGActctgatgaggaggaggagtccaTGTCGGAGGGAGAGATGGCCCggctgatggaggaggtggaggagaagaagaaactgaTCGCCAACATCAGGAACAAGCCATGGAGGATGAAGCGGAGGCTCACGCACCTGAA GGAGGCTCAACAGTTTGTGGATAAGTTTGAAGGTGCTTTAGGCAAAGGAAAAGGCAGGAAGTGGTATGCCTACAAAGTGATGATGACAAAG AAATGGATCAAGTTTCAAAGGGATTTTGAGAACTTCAGAACAGCTTGTATCCCCTGGGAGAGGAAGATCAAAGAGGTGGAAA GTCACTTTGGATCATCTGTGGCATCTTACTTTATCTTTCTGCGCTGGATGTACGGCATGAATCTCGTCCTCTTTGGTTTCACTTTTGGACTGGTGGTCATCCCTGAG GTTCTGATGGGCCTTCCCTATGGGTCAATTCCCAGGAAAACTGTTCCCAGAGCAGAGCAGGCGACGGCTCAGGACTACTCTGTCCTCATGGACTTCAAC GGCTACTGCAAATACTCAGTCCTGTTTTATGGATATTACAACAACCAGAGGACCATTGGCTTGCTGAAATTCCGACTGCCTCTGTCCTACCTCATGGTCGGGATTGGCACCTTCGGCTACAGCCTGATGGTGGTGATTCGCAC aatGGCAAAGAACGCTGATGTGGGTGGcggagatggagaggaaggagagttCACATTTGCCTGGAAGATGTTCACCAGCTGGGATTACCTCATCGGCAATGCAGAGACCGCCGACAACAAATACGCCTCCATCACCACCAGCTTCAAG GAGTCCATTGTGGACGAACAAGAGAACCAGAAGGATGAGAACATTCACCTGCGGAGGTTCCTCAGGGTCCTGGCCAACTTCCTGATTACCTGCAGCCTCGGCGGCAGCGGATACCTCATCTACTTCGTGGTGAAGAGGTCTCAGGAGTTTGCCACCAGGAACGACCTCAGCTGGTACGAGAAGAACGAG CTGGAGATCATCATGTCTCTGCTGGGTCTGGTGTGTCCTCCTCTGTTTGAGACCATCGCTGAGCTGGAGGACTACCATCCTCGAATT GCCCTCAAGTGGCAGCTGGGGCGCATCTTCGCCCTCTTCCTTGGAAACCTCTACACCTTTCTGTTCGCCCTGTTCGATGAGGTCAACACCAAG CTGGAAGAAGAGCAAGCCATAAAGAACGCCTCCATCTGGGCCATGAAGGAGTACTACGCCAACTACTCACGTCTGGTCAACGACTCCTTGGCCACCCCGCCCCCCATGAACCCTGCCGACGTCATCAGAGGACCCTGCTGGGAAACCGCTGTCGGCatt GAGTTTGTAAAGCTGACAGTGTCGGACATCCAGGTGACCTACCTGACCATCCTGATCGGTGACTTCGCCAGAGCCGTCATTGTCCGCTTCCTTAACTACTGCTGGTGCTGGGACCTGGAGGCTGGATTT CCGTCGTACGGAGAGTTTGACATCAGTGGGAATGTTCTTGGATTAGTCTTCAATCAAGGGATGATCTG GATGGGTGCGTTTTATGCTCCCGGGCTGGTCGGCATCAACGTGCTCCGCCTCCTCAGCTCCATGTACTATCAGTGCTGGGCCGTGATGGCCACCAATGTCCCCCACGAGAGAGTCTTCAAGGCCTCCAAGTCCAACAACTTCTACATGGGTCTGttgctcctcatcctcttcctcagtcTGTTACCTGTCGTCTACACCATCATGACCCTGCCGCCTTCGTTTGACTGTGGACCCTTCAG CGGGAAGGAAAAGATGTTTGATGTGATCATGGAGACGATTGACCTGGACCTGCCGGCCTTCATGGGAACGCTCTTCAGCTACGCAGCCAACCCAGGCCTCATCATACCAGCTGTATTACTCATGGT ACTGGCCATCTACTACCTGAACTCAGTGTCTGAGGCCTACAAAAACTCCAACatggagctgaagaagaagatgCAGATG GCTCGGGATGAAGAGAAGAATCGGAGAAATAACACAGACAGCACCAATCAGGTCATGAAAGACCTGGAGGACCTGCTGCCGAACCGCTCCCTCGCCCCCCCTGCTCCGGAGCCTG AAAAACCACCAGAGCCGGAAGCAAAGCCAACCAAGACGAAGCCCGGCAAAGGTGTTAACCTGCAGAAAGATGTGGCTCTGGCATCACCCAACCCCAACGTTCAAAGGCCAGTGAGACAGCCACCGGGGCCGAGAGGAGCAGGACCGATGCCGGGTCCAGGTCCAGGACGAGGCCGCGGGAGAGGGCCCCCTCCAAGATAA